Proteins encoded together in one Telopea speciosissima isolate NSW1024214 ecotype Mountain lineage chromosome 6, Tspe_v1, whole genome shotgun sequence window:
- the LOC122664963 gene encoding uncharacterized protein LOC122664963, producing MEMRKIVVVVEDVDAARTALQWTLRNLLRYGDLITLLHVFPSTKSKSSNKKKKQRLLRLRGFQLALSFKDLCDSVFGAKVEIMVREGDQEGRTIASLVREIGATSLVVGLHDQSFLYKLTMAPGNVTIHLNCRVLAINQRLPMTQDNPTNLDLTQIEIAGLWVPPLLPPQKIPYQILPSPFAIIWKTKRGRRRKEQLK from the exons ATGGAGATGAGGAAGATAGTGGTAGTGGTGGAGGATGTAGACGCAGCTCGAACCGCACTCCAATGGACTCTCCGTAACTTACTTCGCTATGGGGATTTGATCACTCTGCTCCATGTGTTTCCCTCTACGAAATCAAAGAgcagcaacaagaagaagaaacagagactCCTTAGATTGAGAGGCTTTCAATTGGCTCTTTCCTTCAAAGATCTCTGCGATTCCGTTTTCGGT GCGAAGGTGGAGATTATGGTGAGGGAAGGTGATCAAGAGGGCCGGACGATTGCTTCGCTGGTCAGAGAGATTGGAGCTACTTCGTTGGTAGTGGGCCTCCATGACCAGAGTTTCCTCTACaa GTTGACCATGGCCCCCGGCAACGTTACAATCCACCTGAATTGCAGGGTTCTTGCCATTAATCAGAGATTACCGATGACACAAGACAACCCCACAAATTTGGACTTGACTCAGATTGAGATTGCCGGATTATG GGTTCCTCCTCTCCTCCCTCCACAGAAAATTCCATACCAAATACTTCCAAGCCCTTTTGCTATAATTTGGAAAACAAAGAGAGGACGTAGGAGGAAGGAGCAGTTGAAGTGA